The region AGTTGCCCTCGCCTGAGCCCAGACAGCCTTTCCTAACGACTCGTACAACTGGGTTGCCTGGTTTGAGAGGCTGTGGGCGTGGTCATGATTATGAAGAATTCCGACGAGGAGAAAAAGTTGCGGAACAAGAGGAAATACGGCGAATGTAGACAGGGCCATCATGCTTAAGGAGCACAAACTGTGAgtcccaccgcccccccccccacccccccgcccccccaccccccaattcccctGTACTTCCTATTTAAGGATGACACGTGGGATTTTAATCTGTACCCCTGAGCCCCTTTGGCCTCACTCCCAGCCACTCCCTTCCCCAGCCTCCCCAGGTTacctttctttgttttgttttgcaattcCCCCTTTGCTGATGCAGCACATCTCCACACAACCCTGTTCATTCTCTatacatgaatatatttatagtTTTCTTTTCTCATATAAAGGTATAAATACGCCATGGTGATGAGGGGGCCTTTGATGGGCAGAGTGTCCCATTGATGTACTTTATCAGAATAGGCGGACAGGCTGACAGTAAtttcttccgtttttttttttttcctgctatatattttcattttcatttttccccttgcgtcatcatttatttctttatagaATCTCGTATTTGTCGACCACGAATGCCGTCTCCATGGAGAACCTCACAGGGCTGTCCCCGTCTACCTGAGACACTTTGGCGACCTGggaagacaaacagaaaaaagattaCATAGTGTTTTGTACACACACGTCAGGCACACACGTCACGCACATACATCTCTCACACAAGTCACGcgcacacatctctcacacacgtcacacacacacatcacgcccacacatctctcacacgtctctcacacatcacacacacacacgtcacacccacacatctctcacacgtCTCACAAACACGTCATGCACACACGTCTCTCACACACGTCTCTCACACATGTCACACAAACACGTCACAcccacacatctctcacacgtctctcacacatcacacacacacacgtcacacccacacatctctcacacgtCACACAAACACGTCACACCCACACGTCACGCACGCTACATTTATACAATTAAATGGGATTGCAGATGTGCTCTAAATGGATAGGAAACTGCATGGGAGAGGGCATCCTGCAAACAATTTCACAGCATGAAGATATGAAGCTTAATGACTACACTCCACAAAGCAAAGACAACACTAAATAGGCCGCACACCTactattatgaaaaaaataatgttgtaaGGTTGTAAATTTAACCTGAGCAGACACGGGTGTAAAACACACCCAGTCGGCCTAGAGGGACTTGCCTGTATGTCGCAGAAGTTGCTCTTCGAGACGAAAGAGACATTGACAGGGAAGAAGTCGCTGGGCTGGCCGGCCACACTGAACTCCAGGCTGCCCGTCTTATTCTTGACATCAATGACCGGCAAGCACCACTCCAGAATGTTCCGCCGGCTGTCGTGGCGATACTCGCCGTCGAGGTCTCCGATCACTGGCGCTCCAACCCCTGAACTGCAGGGGGCGATAAGAGGAACAGAAGCGTGTTTGGCTCAGGAACACAAAGCCAGCTTAGGCGCTCTTCAGGTAACTTCACTAATGCAGTACTTTTAAATCTGTGGGGCTTCAGAGATGTTGAAGAAGtttgctccacacacacatgaaaaccCAGGTTTTACACACTACGTAGACAACACAAACGCTGCACTCTGGCATATATGCAGGCATTTTGAcgtaaaatttttaaattgtttaatatCCATAATCATCTCTGAGGCTACACTTTAATGAGGAGTGAATTACAGACAATGCATTCACTCATTAAATGGTTCTTAGCAGGCATAAAATAAACTCTGCCGCCTATACTCATCACGATACGGTGTTTCCACAATACTGGGACACATTTCATATTGCCATTGTTTTGCATCATGAAATCTGAAGAAACGATTTTTGTCTTAAGCCAAGTTCTTAGGATCTGAAAGACAAATAGTCCCTGATAGGCCGGGCTccttcagtgatgtcacacgtGCATGTACTCACGGAACAGGGATGGCGATGATGACATCATTGAgctccagcccctcctcctgcagctcatATTCTATGTTCACATCGCAGCCGGTGCTGCTCTCCGAAGGCCAGCAGTTTACTACAGGAAagagcagaaaaacacacttgtTACAGGAGCGGACAAACCTGCAGGCGCAGGTAAACTTCAGCAGGGAAAAACAAGAGAAGTCATCTGCATCCCCAGTCGAGGTGTACAGCCATGAGACCCAACCTACATCAACACCTGCACCTCTGATCAAGCTAAACTGCTGGGATAGCAGGAACATCAACTCTAGAGGGTCCAATATCACAGAACGCACTAAACTATCATTAATTCCACTAGTTCAGCGGCATTGTTTAAAACAAGCCCACATACAAAAGACTGTCTGGACTGCACATCTGAAATGGGTCCTTCACACGCTGTGCTGAAATTGCACAGTAAATGAGTGTGGTCTGCTGACCCTGCTTTGTGTAGAATGCACACAGCTAGCCTCTGCACTGCCCATAAGCGTATGGGGATGGAAAACTTCCTCTTCAATTACAAATGCTCCATCCCACTGCACCGCAAACCACAGCTTTAGCAGAGCAACTTCCCCCTGACCTGTCAGCTAAAGAACATGGAATTTATTGCAGGCAGCAGTACAGAGCATGGCCCTACCTCTGTACCCATGAGAAAGGTACTCCAGCAAGGTTTCTGCAGCAGATGTTCAGCTGTACAACCGGCCTCTTAAACGTCTACCGGATAATGCTTTAGTAATATTAGAAGCGAGCAGCTCCTGACTGCTTTTTTTGGTGTGTCATTTCTATTATGATTTTCAGCTGTTGTTTGCTGTCAGACAGTGTCCAGAGAGGCCCAGGTCCACGCCCCAGAgcgagtcagtgtgtgtggtgtgtgtgcctgtgcgtgtgtgtgtgtgtgcgcgtgcatgtacAGTTTCTGTGAGATGGGCTAAGGCTGGGTTTTGTACACAGGAGTGTGTGGAGAGCTCACTTGTGAGTGGTATGAGGGACTCGTCCGTGGTCTGTAGTCTCCACTTGAGCACACCCACATCATTGTTCAGAGGGAAGGACTTGTCTGGGTTCTTCAGGCCAATCACAGAGTCAGCAGTGAAGAGCTTCTTGTCCACGTTGGGGTGAGTCTGTTAGGATCAGTGGGAGGAGAGATGAGGTTGGCAGACCATGACTGAACAAAACTAAACTCTACTAAGTATCACCCCCTTCCCCTGTTCCACCAATGCCGGgcctctggcccctcccacctgcaGCTGGACGCCCTTCTTGTCATTGTTGTTGACGTACACACGAATCCTTCCATTCTTCTCGTCGGACACCCTGAGGGTGATCATGCCCAGCACCTCCATGTTCTGCAGGCCCCCATCACGCCCACAGGTCAAAGATATCTTCTCCTCCAACCGCATGTGCACGCTGGGACAACAGCCACGCACAACCAATCAGCTTCAGCAACCTCAGTCACTTTCAAACAACCAATTAGCTTCAGCAACCTCAGTCACTTTCAAACAGCCAATTAGTTTCAGAAACCTCAGGTCACGTTCACCGGGCAAAATAGTTTCAGCAACAACAGTCACATTTGCAGCTTCATAAACCTCATTCATATCTGCACGACCAAATAGCTACAGCTTTATTAACCTTGATCACATTCACACAACCAGACAGCTACAGCAATCTCAGTCACATTTGCATGACCAAACCATTTGTCCAGCCTCAAAAGGTGCAGAGCTATCCTGTGTAACCAGGAATCGGTTTATTTTCTCAGTCTCTGTGGGAGCCTTCTTTTATTAGTCCTAACcaattaataatgcaaaaataaatcaaacctgcattgtgttaaattCTGATTCACCACAAAATTACAGGACATCTTTTTAACAACCCTGTGTGCAGTTTCGTAGCGCTGTTACAGACAGACTGGTTGGAAGGACATCTAGCACACTCCAGATCCATGTTTATATGGGATACTGTGAGCATGTTGTTAACAGCTGTGTGAAACACTGGTCTTTCGAGTACCTCTCTACATTGACCGGAGGAGGCAGGGATTTGGACGCCTCTGAGGGCCTCTTTCCTGTGCTGGGCAGGATGATATTCTCCCCTTCTGACTTCAGCTTGTCCACAAAGTCATCCACCTCCTTCCCTCGGGCTCCCAGTTTCAGAGCCTTGCTGGGGCCACTGGGCCTGTGGGAGGGCACATATGACCAACAGATCACAACAGGAACATTAAGGCTGCAGTACATAATGATTGAGCATTATGGCATTAACCTTTCTGTGATAACGCTTTGGAAACAAGCTTCCGAAACCACTCTTCAGCTTGAAATTAGGGTGAATGAAATGGCATGGAGATATTCGAGAGCTGCTCAATATTACatattgcacatacacactgtataaTATTACACGCAAAATCAAAAAAGCACAACTGTGTTAAACCTGCTGTGTGAGACCagcaatactgaaaaaaatgggcttctgaaaaaaatgaattatatttttccaaaacttttcattGCAGGGGCATATAACACAGTTTACCACTTACAGTAAGTTGTGCACTGCACACTGTCACAAATAGACATCCTAATTGTAGTGGTTTGAAGAAAAGTATGACAATGAAAAATAGTCCTTCAAAATCTTACAATTATTATACTACTTACACCGTATATAAGCGTACAAGCATATATCCGCAGTTTAATTACACTGCCGAaagtataattataataaatatgagACACATATTGCTTACACTGCAATTATACTGAATTTGAGACGTTACAATAAGCAAgttaacatacacacattatactTGCAGCTGAAAATTAGTCACCACTGGTTTGAGTAATGGCCTTAGTATAAGCTACTTAAAATTTTGTTAGCACTATTGGCATAATGACATAGCTAGACATGATGGTAAAAGACCTAGCTACAGTTAAAATAGAAGTAGTGACAAAAGTAGTGACGCTTCCGTATCACCGTTACAGACAGAGCTACGTTTCCACAGCATGTTACAGACAGAGCTGCGTTTCCACGGCGCCGTTACAGCAGACACGTAAGACAAGCTGCGTTTCCACGCTGTTACAGACAGAGCTACGTTTCCACAGCACTGTTACAGACAGAGCTATGTTTCCACAGCACTGTTACAGACAGAGCTACGTTTCCACAGCACTGTTACAGACAGAACTACGTTTCCACGGCGCCGTTACAGACAGAACTGCGTTTCCACGGCTTTTACAGACAGAGCTACGTTTCCACGGCGCTGTTACAGACAGAGCTACGTTTCCACAGCACTGTTACAGACAGAGCTACATTTCCACAGCGCCGTTACAGACAGAACTGAGTTTCCATGGCGCCGTTACAGACAGAGCTGTGTTTCCACAGCGCCGTTACAGAGACAGCTGCACACCTACCTAGCAGGTGCAGGTGCCACCTTGGGCTTCTCGGGCTCCATGAGAGCATCTGTGATGATGGTGGCCGAGTTGCTGCTGGTCATGCCGGAGCTGCCAAAGCCCCCAAAGCCGGGCGCTTTCTTTCCAGAACGTTCTGCGTCGCGGCGCGCCTGCTGCAACTCCTTCGCCTTCCGCCGCATCTCCGCCTTCGCCTCGCGCTCCTGGgtctggggtgggaggggggacggTAATCAATTCTCTCATAGAGgcgattttaaaatattctttcctTTGACACTGAGATAGGACTTTTTATCAACTGTGTACGCTAACAATAGAGCCCAGTGGTGGTAATGGTTTGTACAGTTAAGATAAAAAAATCTTCATGGGATAgtacatgtgtgcatctgtgtttttacagtactgtactaAAGGTCAGAGATCACCCTTTTATTTACTCCAATGAAAACAGCCACCAAGTGCAAGTTATTtgtcagaaaatatatatatagcaggaaacatatatttaacacaaaattacacaaaaacctccaaaacaacacacaatatCAAATCTTTCAGCATTTACTGTGTCCATCCCTTAGCCTTTATTACAGCTTCCATTCTTTTCGGGAGACTTGCTTtgagtttttcaaagaaatctgCAGGGATATTTTTCCATGCTTGTTGCAAACACAAAGTTCATTCACAGAAGTTTGTTGCACAGTATGCCAAGATGCTAAGATGAGTTTTATATAAAAGCAATCTcagactttcctcaaaatagcctccttcggctttaattacaattaaattcattattggaagtctatccaatcattttgcaaaattGGAGTTACAAGGGTGGGAGGGAGGCAGAATtaagtgaaatcttatctaccttaactttttttaaaccccaggtagcctaatacctttaGTCTGTAGCGCAAGTAAAATAAGCACTAAAGTTGCACGTAATATGGCAAAAAAGGCGGTGTTAGGCTTAGATGCACGGGGCCAAGTAAATACTGTGGCATGAAGGCCATTCGCAGTGAGAAATTGCGAAGAAGCTCAAGATTCCCAGGTGCAGtgctcagtacacacacaaaaggttccagctgatgggcagtaatgttaacaggagaagaccaggaagatgaaaaggcagaaaacaaatatcttgtgttgtctagcaCGAGAAACCATCGTAAAACTGCatcacaactacaggaagaactcaatgccACTAGATAAAAACCAGTTCACCAgactacagtgaaatggcaaaGACGATCCGCTGGTCTGGACGTGTATCTGTGAAAAGGACCTAGCTATGTGGTGTTAACAAGAAGACCCCAGTGGGTcaagcaccatcaacactggaccaaAAAGATTTGAAAAAGGCTGATGCACATATCATTTTACACCAGCAAATCATAGTTTCATtgtagtcaggggaactggtttctctctatcTGCACTGAGTACTttctgtagttgtggtgcactTTTACAATGTTTCTTTTGCTAGATACAAGATATTTGTCTATTTCCTCTTGATATCCCTGGTCTCCTATTAACATTACTGCCTGCCAGCTAGACCCTTCCGAGTGGGTACTGAagactgcacctggaaatcttaagcttctttgcaatttctcggAGGGAACaaccttgccacaatatgtttacttggccccacacatctaagcctaacacCACACACTTTGGTTTGTCATTcaataaatatgcacacacattatgctttaaaaaaaacttattttcactGTGAAGGCCTCGTTCTTGAGACAATACTGtttactgtaatttttttaagtcagtACACAGGTTCCCCTCCAGGTACCTCCCATTATCCCTCCTCCTATACAAACATGAGCAAAATTACACACAGGCCGACTCCCACAACTGTCTGTTTGCCTAATGAGTTCTTTCTGACAGTTTAATTTGGAGCCTTCAAGGCAATTGATTCCTAAGCTCTCTAGTGACACTGGGCACCCTGCAGATCAGTGCTGGGCCCTGGAGGCTTACCTCTCTGACGGCACGGAACACCTTCTCCTCATGGGAGTCCATCTCTGTGAAGGTACGGATCTGGGCCAGGTTGACGTTCTCCCTGTAGCCCAGGGCCACGATCTCGTCAAAGGCAAAGATGAGGTCAAAGCAGTGCTCCGAGATCTCGCTCTCCTCCAGGACCCTGCAGTACTCGGGGATCTGTGAAAGGGAACATCGATTCTTTACTGTGACAAATCTAGAAGCATTTTTGCTCGGATGGACCCCAacccgacccctgaccccagccTACTCCCCAGCTCAGCTCGTACCACACGAGAGAAGAGCCGCAGGgtctccaggtcctccaggaTGTTGCTGTTCTTGGTGGTGATGAGCACCATGTAGAGCTTCTCCAGGGGCTGGTAGACGTAGCGGACGCTCTCCGTCTCCACGAAGGTGTGCTGCTTGCCCGTGTTCATCAGCTTGGGGAAGGCGGCCAGCAGGCCCTCAATGCGTGTCCGGGTCATCTCCACAAACTGCCGCGACACGATGGCCTTGCCCGCCTTGGTGCACACAGCCGCTGCCAACAGCACCTAGATGTGGGGGAGGAGCGCATGCAAATGTAGACTTGTCAAAAAATGTGTTCCAATATAGAGACAGGGCAATACCAATGTCAACagaccaacaacaacaacaacctgaAATTCCACAGCCCCTTACACACAAGGCCGTAGTTCACCCAATACAGTCTAaaataaaactagaaataccgccttgcggttgtatgcctccgccaaccagcaGCCAGtatggatataaaatgtcatcacttcatcattttatcctattagacatttgtgtgaaactttgtcataattagtatgaattcttgagttatggccaaaaacatgttttgtgaggtcacagtgaccttgatcTTTGACCatcaaaatctaatcagttcatccttgagtccaagtggacgatTGTGCCAAATTttaagaaattccctcaaggcgttcctgagatatcgcgttcacgagtatcgggacggacggacggacaacccgaaaacataatgcctccagCCACAGCTGTGCCGTCGCAAAGGCATAAAAACATGTTGCAAAAACCAGCTTAGGATGCGCCCCAGTAACATTTTAGGATTACAGCATGCTCCTTAGAATAGCCTATGCCCTCcactgcatttctgcattttttttcaactgCCTAAACAAATTCATGAGAACTCCCTCGGGAAAATCACCATCATGACAGATAAAATCTTGACCAGTTCAAGCATAGCTGCAGAGATGGCAGGTCACCCACTTTAATCATTTGGGACTTTGTCATTGAGGAGACCAGCGGTTCCATCCTCAGAGCACAGTGAGTTCCTGTCTGAACACCAGCACACAAAACTGGCGGATACTTATAACTGGGCAAATCAACTAGGACATGTACTAACAGTAACACGTAGCCAAATGTTTTCCTCAAtcattcagttttaatgttCAGCCAAAATGACCCAACTGCACTTGCACTGTCATTGCCATTTcttttgcaattatttttttaaattattctttttacataattatattttcctttcttgttTAACTGCCAGAAATGCATAGGCATAGTCCTTAAAATAGCATTTGCAGTGCTACTGGCCAATTATTTTCACACTGTGATCATTCTGATATTTTTTCAGAAGCTATTCTGGATTTTGTCCTCAGCTGACATCTCTTCACATTAATCAGTCCACTTAATTCCCCTTATTATCACCATACAGCCAGATCTTACCATTTCAATCTGATATTtacttttctgcttttttcgCAATCACTTCTGCTTTACAGACGGCATACACAAGGGTGGGCTaccaaaacattacatttgataAATGCTTACCTTTAACATTGCATAATTCAGAacacaagaaacaaaaataagggCAAACGCTGCACCCCCAGTACCACCCCATACCAGTCACTCCTACAAGCCTCTGCACATGTGCTGCAGAGGTAGCAGGTTTGCCATGTAGCATTCTCCAAGCAGCATAGGACTGGATGTATAAGTCAATTAATTGACACCAGACAGTGCACACCAGCTATATGGCACAGTTTTTGGGACCCATCTGTCCATGTGTCGCACAGTACAATGAAGCTCATGTGTACATTACATGTCCTAGTGAACCTGTTTTTACAGGAATCCATTACTTTTTGGAATCCCATTTTGGTTCCACTGCCCAAATTGCCCGTGTACAGAccgaaaaaaacaagaatagaGAGAATataaatcaaacatttcacacttaattaaacatatatatatatatatatatatacaataaatatgAGGATCAAAAAAGACAATACACCATTTGGACAGATGTACAATAAAATGCATGATTTGTGTAAGCGTGTTcatttgtgttaaaaaataaataggacaCCAGTATGTACTAAAGACAGTTTAGATTTGCGATGGTTTCTGTGGTGAATGAGGACACAGATTTTTCACTAATGCCTTTGAAATACCACAAattattatgttaaaaaaaaaaagtatccaaATAGGCAAATATCGATTCCTAAACAATGATACCTAATGACAAACTATATACAACGTTACGGCCCATAAAAAGCACGTGCAGGCAACAGAAATCAACAGTTAAGTAACTTAGTCATAACAGGCTtggcaaaattttaaaaacgaaCATTATGCATTCATCGCAGAAATGTCGAAAAGGTGTTATTTTCTctgtctaaaataaaaataaaaaacaggaccGTGTTCAACACTATCACACCAGATTTAGGCATTCCGTAATTCCTAAAACAGGCTTCAACACTAACCTGAGGATGCAGGTTAACGCAACTTACTGCCCATTGCAGAAGTGTTAGGGACAATGGCAttgaaaacaaaagtaaacTAACGTCATTCTGATAGTCATtgtttgcataaataaatgagcacaaAGGAAATATATCCCTTAACGCATATAAATTAAGtatctttacacagaaaattGAATCAGATAACGTAACTAGTTAAGCAACCCATTTTATCGTCTGCGTACAAAAAGGAGACAATGACATACGCTacgagctagctagctaaacaccCGACTGGGTAGTTAGCTTGCCGGCTAAATTAAGTTGAAGCGAAAACTCATATCTAGCCAACAATAAATTGGTGCCACATCAGCTCGTCTAATGATACTACAGTACTACAGTACCTGACTGTCATTCACTAGCTAGACTAGCAACAAATATAGTTGAGCTACAGCTAGCTGACTTAAATACTACTAGCTAGTAAGGTAACCACACCGGATGGTGGACACGTCTTACAATCTCATCATAACTAGCTTGCTAGATCCAACTGGCTTGCCAGTAAAAGAAAATCGCttccaataaataaacaatactcGCCAGTTGAtccaaaccagcacacacacgttTAATCACCAATATTCCAAatcacccacaaacacaaaacgaTACGTTTCTAGTTTCATTTTCCAGAAAGGCCCGCGGCTTGTTGATAATACCCATAGCACAGACCAACaggctagcttgctaacgtcattagcttactagctagctagctactagaTTCTCTGACAACAGAAATCTACTCGTACCTCATATTATAAGCCACACAACAATAATGAAACTACGAATTACAACAAGACTAAGAACTAACACAGAATAGCAACGCATCCTTAAACAACCGAATAAACAAGCTACAGTGCCCGGTCGCAAAAACATCATATTGAAGCAGgagaaattttgtttttatttcgcTCGATGGAACCTTCAACACTGCAACCGGAACAAGATAGCTGCTTTGGTATTTTTTCACGACTTACACgatcatgcaaaaaataaaccTGCGCTCACCATTTTCGGTCTGTGTGGTCGTTTGCGTGCTTAAGATTCCGACTGTGACAGTCCCGTATGGTATCCGTTTCTTTATgccaatgttttttaaatgattatgcAGCCTCTGTCGAGTGTCTCCCTGACCGAAGCTTCAATATGGCAGCTGGGTACAGCCACGTCTCCAACCGGAAGTAGCTACTCTGTGAGTCAAAGGGCAGGACTGAGTGAGAAATTGAACATGTGGAACGGGAAGCTGGGACTCGTATGTATGTACAGCTCACCGGATCATGTCTATTCTAATGTCTAACGCTTCCACATTCTAACATTGTACAACCGACGCTTGAATTTGGAAAAATCAAATATTAGTCAGCTACCACTGAGCCTGTCTCCGTTTAACCACAACAAATTTGCCCCATCAGCACTTGGATTTAAATGTCTATAAACCACTACTACTGGGAATCAAAATTTATATTGGGCTGAGGCAAAACAACAGAAGTACCAATGCGATATAGATAACGTAGTGTAGAGATGTGATTTTTCTCCATGACAGATCTCCCAAAGTATACTCACGCTGACTATTATGGCATTTTCTAATACCTATCCACCACCTACAGCAGTTTGTATTAAGCATCTCACAGTatgaatgtctgtgtgaatggcACACATCAACCCTTCATTACTGCACACAAACTTTATTTGGAAAGGCCCAAGCAATGTTGCAtgcctacatttatatgcagaTGAGTTGTGATGTCTAACTCTCCCCTCAACCTTGATTCCATTCAGGTGATGTATTGGACTGTGGTGTGAAATGGTGTCAGTGAGCAGTATGTTCCACATTCCTTCATACAGAGGCAGAGACAAAAGAGATACAGAAGTTACCAACCACCTCGCTATTCCATATTCACTTTGTTAACCATTGATCATTCACTTCACTAATATACTACACCTGCTACCTCCTTCTATCGTACTAATTGGATTGTTTGTGCAGTTCAATAGAAAAAcctttccttttcctgtctctcccccaTCTCATCTCTTTTCATTGCTCACTAGGGCCTTTGTTCCCAGGTTGTTTCCATGTCCTATCTTCCtcatcccccttccccccaaatAGTTGGTGAAGAAGACAAAGCCTTATTTTCTCACTTAATTATAggttttaattatgaaaaagtAGACAAAGGACTCagcataactgcctagcaacctGATGTGTAACCAGTTGTTGCAACATTAAATGATGCCATCCTGACCAACAAGAGTAATAGAATTTAAAGGGTTTGTATAAAATCCCCTGAAAAAGATTTTATATTTGAGATGATTAGCATCCTGACCAGAACTCTGAGCTCTGTTCAGTTGTTATCCTCTCCCAAGAGCTTGCATTAAAATTGCTTGAGAACTGCATTTCTGAATCTGCCTGGTGTTTTCCTTCAGCCATCACCTGAGCTGTCTCTCGCTCGcggcagtgtggcacagtgggtaaggaactgggcttgcaaccaAAAAAGGTTAGATTCCTGGGTAGGGAACTGCcgttgttcccttgagcaaggtacttaacctgcattgcttcagtacatatccagctgtataaatggatacaatgtaaaaaatgctatgtacaagttgtgtaagtcgctctggataagagcgtctgctaaatgtctgtaatgtaatgttttgaaggtgccaatattattattattattattattattattattattattattattattattattaaaaataataataataacaataataataataacaatttatttattttaaccagTGGGAGAGTACAATAAGCTACGAAAGGACTAATTTGGTCAGGTGAATGTCTGGTCAAAATGTCTGTGTTGCTTTTTAACCACAAGGGGGGAGCGTTGGCCTCAGCCACACCTTCCCTTCAAAGGTATCGCCATTATTTAGTCATGAAATATCAGGAGCAGAGCACTGCCTTCAAATGTAACATTTGGATTCAGTTGTTAAATGGTAGTGTcatactgcaaaataaataaataaataaaataaaaagtttgtgCCTTCGATAGGTAGACTACTTTAAAACCAGGAGAATAAACACAGTTCCACTGGTGGACTGATCCCTAACTGCAGTGAACGATGACTGTCCACTGTAGGTTCTAGCAAACTTCTTACCTGCTATTGATCAGAGGGAGACATTGCTTAGACATACCACTTCTGCCAGATTTCATGTCGGATACTGAGCATCATTGAGCatctgttttattacaaatgccAAATCAGTGACCCATAATTGTTTCCCTGCAATGGGCTGGATTGACGTAATTAGATCGTTGCTGATCCATTCCTTGATATTTTCCATATATAAAGGCATTATAGGGAAACTACTTTTCCTTATCCTGTGTTCTCATTTaatctgtgatatttttttaaaatgttggccTAAATATAGGCTT is a window of Anguilla rostrata isolate EN2019 chromosome 9, ASM1855537v3, whole genome shotgun sequence DNA encoding:
- the arcn1a gene encoding archain 1a; this encodes MVLLAAAVCTKAGKAIVSRQFVEMTRTRIEGLLAAFPKLMNTGKQHTFVETESVRYVYQPLEKLYMVLITTKNSNILEDLETLRLFSRVIPEYCRVLEESEISEHCFDLIFAFDEIVALGYRENVNLAQIRTFTEMDSHEEKVFRAVRETQEREAKAEMRRKAKELQQARRDAERSGKKAPGFGGFGSSGMTSSNSATIITDALMEPEKPKVAPAPARPSGPSKALKLGARGKEVDDFVDKLKSEGENIILPSTGKRPSEASKSLPPPVNVESVHMRLEEKISLTCGRDGGLQNMEVLGMITLRVSDEKNGRIRVYVNNNDKKGVQLQTHPNVDKKLFTADSVIGLKNPDKSFPLNNDVGVLKWRLQTTDESLIPLTINCWPSESSTGCDVNIEYELQEEGLELNDVIIAIPVPSGVGAPVIGDLDGEYRHDSRRNILEWCLPVIDVKNKTGSLEFSVAGQPSDFFPVNVSFVSKSNFCDIQVAKVSQVDGDSPVRFSMETAFVVDKYEIL